One window of the Methanomassiliicoccaceae archaeon DOK genome contains the following:
- a CDS encoding DNA-directed RNA polymerase subunit P — protein MYRCAKCNEPVRNVNALGLQCEKCGSKIFFKERPNVKKVLKSD, from the coding sequence TTGTACAGATGCGCCAAGTGCAACGAGCCCGTGAGGAACGTCAACGCCCTTGGGCTCCAGTGCGAGAAGTGCGGATCCAAGATCTTCTTCAAGGAGAGACCCAACGTGAAGAAGGTCCTGAAATCCGACTGA
- a CDS encoding 50S ribosomal protein L37ae — protein MAKRTEKAGSSGRFGARYGVIVRNRIKNIEAQQKAKHECPVCHHNSVRRESSGIWYCKHCGTKFAAGAYSPKTKKELSQVSEN, from the coding sequence TCCTCCGGAAGGTTCGGCGCAAGGTACGGTGTCATCGTCCGCAACAGGATCAAGAACATCGAGGCCCAGCAGAAGGCCAAGCACGAGTGCCCCGTGTGCCACCACAACTCCGTCAGGAGGGAGAGCTCCGGCATCTGGTACTGCAAACACTGCGGAACCAAATTCGCCGCCGGCGCCTACAGCCCCAAGACGAAGAAGGAGCTGTCCCAGGTCAGCGAGAACTGA
- a CDS encoding ABC transporter permease, translated as MSHMTSIIRKEVRELLTPGSVISVLVMVVLFAGLGGLIGGEVDSAAELPTFGFVVDEDGKYYDDWNPYDVLCNETNYGAEADSKIILMDSAYGDDEAILAEMREKGITSVLALPDADSFRESMTNGTQVTMKQYYLYEPTGLFGTVSSSVLSSVVSILNTSLSQEIMSSAGTGLDYDFVTNPIVSGTNDVSTIVDGKVHTGITPSDISNEITSQTLMIPIVIMIIIMMVGSIVISSMGSEKENKTLETLLTMPIKRTSIVSGKIVAAAIVGLVYGLAYMVGMSIYMGSMTGTIAGSSSVNLEDLGMSLDILDWFLIMVSMFLAIVCALGICMILGAFAKNYKSAQTMTMPLSILAMIPMFIIMFTGWYGSGGVLQAITFAIPFSHPMMAMQALMYGDMTLVLGGIAYMAVFALVSILITVRLYNSDILITGLGQNKYVQSLTGRK; from the coding sequence ATGAGCCACATGACAAGCATCATCAGGAAGGAGGTCAGGGAGCTCCTGACCCCCGGCTCCGTCATATCGGTGCTCGTGATGGTCGTCCTGTTCGCCGGCCTCGGCGGACTCATCGGCGGAGAGGTGGACAGCGCCGCGGAGCTGCCCACGTTCGGATTCGTGGTCGACGAGGACGGCAAGTACTACGATGATTGGAACCCCTACGACGTCCTCTGCAACGAGACCAACTACGGCGCCGAGGCCGACTCCAAGATCATACTGATGGACAGCGCCTACGGGGACGACGAGGCGATACTTGCCGAGATGCGGGAGAAGGGCATAACGAGCGTCCTTGCGCTGCCGGACGCCGACTCGTTCAGGGAATCCATGACGAACGGCACACAGGTCACCATGAAGCAGTACTACCTGTACGAGCCCACGGGCCTCTTCGGCACCGTGTCATCCAGCGTGCTGTCATCCGTCGTGTCCATCCTGAACACCAGCCTGTCCCAGGAGATAATGTCCTCGGCGGGCACGGGGCTGGACTACGATTTCGTCACCAATCCCATAGTATCCGGCACCAACGATGTCAGCACCATAGTCGACGGCAAGGTCCACACCGGCATCACGCCATCGGACATCTCCAACGAGATCACCAGCCAGACCCTGATGATCCCCATCGTGATCATGATCATTATCATGATGGTCGGAAGCATCGTCATCAGCTCCATGGGGTCCGAGAAGGAGAACAAGACCCTGGAGACCCTGCTCACCATGCCGATCAAGAGGACATCCATCGTAAGTGGAAAGATCGTCGCTGCCGCCATCGTGGGACTGGTCTACGGCCTGGCCTACATGGTGGGCATGAGCATCTACATGGGATCGATGACCGGCACCATCGCCGGATCGTCCAGCGTCAACCTGGAGGATCTGGGCATGTCCCTCGACATCCTGGACTGGTTCCTGATAATGGTCTCCATGTTCCTGGCCATCGTGTGCGCCCTTGGAATCTGCATGATCCTGGGAGCGTTCGCCAAGAACTACAAGTCCGCCCAGACCATGACCATGCCCCTGAGCATCCTGGCCATGATCCCGATGTTCATCATCATGTTCACCGGATGGTACGGCTCCGGGGGCGTGCTCCAGGCGATCACCTTCGCCATCCCGTTCTCACACCCCATGATGGCGATGCAGGCCCTGATGTACGGCGATATGACCCTCGTCCTCGGAGGGATCGCGTACATGGCGGTCTTCGCCCTGGTGTCGATCCTCATCACGGTGAGGCTGTACAACTCCGACATCCTGATCACCGGACTGGGACAGAACAAGTACGTCCAGTCGCTCACCGGCAGGAAGTGA
- a CDS encoding ATP-binding cassette domain-containing protein, with protein MDALVLNDVRKSYGNREAVHGISLTVKEGEVFGLIGHNGAGKTTTLRMISTLLSITSGSISVYGHDVATEPDEVRKIISYLPEDAGAYKDLTGRAYLEFMASFFATGSEKDAMVQKGIELADLGDRIDSKVDTYSKGMMRRLLIARAIMPSPKLAIMDEVTSGLDVINAYEIRDIIRGIARDGVTVVMSSHNMFEVDMLCDRVGMIDQGNLILLGTPSELKSEFGVDTLEEVFVKAVKG; from the coding sequence ATGGACGCGCTCGTACTGAACGACGTGCGGAAGTCATACGGGAACAGGGAGGCCGTGCACGGAATCTCCCTGACCGTGAAGGAGGGCGAGGTGTTCGGGCTCATCGGACACAACGGCGCCGGGAAGACCACGACCCTCCGTATGATATCCACACTGCTCAGCATAACCTCGGGGAGCATATCGGTGTACGGCCACGACGTGGCAACCGAGCCCGACGAGGTTAGGAAGATAATCAGCTACCTGCCGGAGGACGCAGGCGCATACAAGGACCTCACCGGAAGGGCCTACCTCGAGTTCATGGCCAGCTTCTTCGCAACCGGTTCCGAGAAGGACGCCATGGTCCAGAAGGGTATCGAACTGGCGGACCTTGGAGACAGGATCGACTCGAAGGTGGACACCTACAGCAAGGGCATGATGCGCAGGCTGCTCATCGCGAGGGCCATCATGCCTTCACCCAAGCTGGCGATCATGGACGAGGTCACATCCGGACTGGATGTGATCAACGCATACGAGATCAGGGACATAATCAGAGGCATCGCCAGGGATGGCGTCACCGTCGTCATGTCGTCCCACAACATGTTCGAGGTGGACATGCTCTGCGACAGGGTGGGCATGATCGACCAGGGCAACCTCATCCTCCTGGGGACGCCGTCGGAGCTGAAGAGTGAGTTCGGCGTGGACACCCTCGAGGAAGTGTTCGTCAAGGCGGTGAAAGGATGA
- a CDS encoding prefoldin subunit beta — MNGISPQLQNQITQFQQVQQQLQAVTTQKMQYDAQKRELSRTLEELKASTGAVYKSSGSLLVKVEDKDALVGEIEESIEMMDVRIGSLERQENSLKERYTVLQETINTAMGNRPTQ, encoded by the coding sequence ATGAACGGAATCAGCCCCCAGCTCCAGAACCAGATCACGCAGTTCCAGCAGGTCCAGCAGCAGCTCCAGGCGGTCACCACGCAGAAGATGCAGTACGACGCCCAGAAACGCGAGCTCAGCAGGACGCTCGAGGAGCTCAAAGCCAGCACCGGCGCGGTCTACAAGTCCTCCGGATCCCTTCTGGTCAAGGTCGAGGACAAGGACGCCCTCGTGGGAGAGATCGAGGAATCCATCGAGATGATGGACGTCAGGATCGGATCCCTGGAGCGCCAGGAGAACAGCCTCAAGGAGAGGTACACCGTTCTCCAAGAGACGATCAACACCGCCATGGGCAACAGGCCCACGCAGTGA